The Halichondria panicea chromosome 8, odHalPani1.1, whole genome shotgun sequence DNA segment TGTACTCACATTCAATAATGACACTGTGTACGGGACTTCCGTTCATTTGCTTGTTTGTTAACATTTTGAGCTCTAGTTCAGCAAGCAATGGTTCTCCCATAATAGGCTTAACATTTGGCTGAAGAGGTTTGTCTGGGGGGGCTTTCTTCGTTTTAGTCTCTAATTCGGCTATATCTCCTTCACAGATATTTATTGTTGTGTTATTCACACCTTGAACTCCAAAATGATAAGTTGTGAATGGATTAAGACCATTTATTTTGGCTTCAAAAGAAAGAGTTTTGTTAAACCTTTTTTGATGTACTGATACCTTTTCTAGTATTGTCCACTCTTGATCTTCTTTGTCTTTAGTAAGAATGTCATAGTATTTAGCTGCATTTCCATTTAGTTTTGGTACATTCCATGATAGCTTGACATTTTGAGCTTCTGGTGTGCATTCTAATTTATCAGGCTCACCAGGAGTCACCCCACCATGAGCTATACCAGCTAAGTCACTTTCTTGACTTTTTCCTACCTCATTGCTAAGACAAATACTTATCCAGCATGTCTCATCGATATTGACTTGTATTTGCTGCTCGTGGGTATTGTCCTCTACCGATGTTATATGCTCAATTTTGTAGTCCATTGATACTTTTGAATCTCTATCATAGTTGTAATAGTTAACATGAAGCTCTGTAGTTTCTCTCCCACTTTCTTTAAGTAGGGGTAGATAAGCCTTCAATATGAATTCTCTTCCTCTTGGAATCAAAATTGGTGGTGCTGGCCTTGGTGGTACAGAGGGTGGTGTGCATACATTTAAAGTAGCTTCCTCTGACATTAGAGTTCCGTTTAGAGCTTGTACAATGAAATTGTATTTAGTGTTGGGCCGAAGTTCAGATACAGAACATGAAAATGTGTCTGTATTTGCTTTTTCTGAAGTCCATGTTTCCTTCACTTCTTCTTTGTACTGTATCTGGTACTGCTTAGCTGCTAGTGGGTTAATTTCTGGTTTTTTCCAAGAAATGGTTATAGAATTATTTGTTGGAGTTGAACTAAGCTCTTCTGGTGATCCGGGGATTACATTTTCAGGATATACCTCTACCGCTTGGCTTGGTTCACTTCTTCCAATTGAATTAATAGTTACAATACGATAGCAGCTAATTAAAGGTTCAGTGAGGTTGATTAATTCAACTGGCAAAGTGATATCACTCTCAGTTGAATTTTCGAGGGAATGATTTTCCACTACAGTCCACTCTCCGGTTTGTTCGTTTCTTTTAATTTGTCGCTCAATAGCTATCTTGTTGACTGGCTTCCCATTTTCTTCGTTTGGCTTTTGTCGGTCGAATGTTATCTGTGCTTTGCTGGCTAAGGTCACCCTGACagttggtgggtgtggtttgtcTGGAATGTCGGCTAGTGTCTGGACATCTTTAGTACAATATTCACTGACTGCCCTGTTCTTGTCGTTTCTAGCATAAACTCGGATGGTGTATTCTGTGTATGGACTTAGTGAAGTTAGTTGCAGAGATCTGTCAGTGTGACTGACTTTCTTTCTCACTGACTTGATTGGAATCGGTTCTTGATCATCTCCTTTTTCCCAATATTGAATTTGATAGCTGTTTACCGCTCCTGGGTTACTTAATGGAGGATCCCAATCCACTTGAATTTGTCTTGCCTTAGCAATGGTTTTGATATTCTCTGGCTTTCCTGGTATCATATCGGCTATTTCCAGCTGGGCACTGTCACTCAGTTCACTTTTTCCAGCTTCATTCTTAAATTGAACTCGAAACCACCATGTATCCTcattgtttttacagtgtatgtgaACATCCTGAATCTGAAATTCTCTCTGAAAAGGATCTGCTACAGTTAAAGTTTCAGATTCCCAATTAGGATCTTTGTCACTTCGTCTGCTGATAATGATGTCCGTGACTGGACTTCCGTTTTGTTCTGCTTCTGACAACATTGTAATCGTAAGCTTGACTGTTTCTTCTGTTTGTGGACTTACTTTAACCATCTTCGGTTTTTCAGGTTTTCCAGCTTTTGTCAGGCATTTAAAAACAGTACTGTATTCACCATATCTATTTTTATGATCATTAAATCCTTTGACTTTAATGATGTAGTTAGTTTTAGGCTTAAGCTTTTTAAGTTTAAATTGAGTTATAGTGTGAGCCGTTTTAACTTCTCGTTTAGTAAAGTCCTTTCCTTCTCTGTACCATTCAACATAATAGTAGTTGACAGCATCAGCGTTTACTAGTGGCTTCTCCCAAGATAAAATTTGTGTTTCTAATTTCATAGTTACATTTTGTGGAGGTCCCGGAATTTGAGAAATCATGTCATCAAACACTTTGTTCTTGGCTGGTCCAACTGCTTGCCCGTAGTACTTTTCTTTAAGTACTTCTCGTTCTGGTGCTCCTGTTTGTATTTGGTGCTTATAGATTTTTTCAAAAACATTCTTACAAGAGTCTTCAGATTTCTCTGTATTGAGCTGTGTGACATGAGATATGTATCCTCCCAATACATTACTCTGGTCTATTTTAATGATCAGTTTCTCAAATTTCTTTAGCAATCGCCTCTTTCTTGTTTGTTCGTCCTTTTGAAGTATTTCATCTGTGTCTGCTGCTTCTGGAATCAGTCTGTGTAACTCAATTGTGAATTCACTCAATATATTTGTGTAAACCCTTTCATGTACTTCAAACAGTGTGTCTGTATTATTCACAGTTGCGGTTGGATCACTAGGCATCTTTAAGGTATCTTTTAGACTTTTTTCAAGTAGCACAGAATGTGTATGTTTAAGAGCTTCAATGTCTCCTTCTTCTAGAGGGAGCATTAGGTCTAAAAATTCGCTCATTTGCTTGTGGTACTTTTCGGCTAGGTCAATTGTTGTTTCTGTTAGTGTTATTTCAACTACCTTCTGGTAGCTAACCTCGAGGTTTGGAACAGTGCCTGGTTTGTTGAGAGCTTCCACATACTCATCAAGTAAAGCAGCCAACATTGGTCCATTCATAACTGTAGATGCATTGAAACCTAGCTTCACTGGCGTGTTGCTGACAACATGTTTCTTAGCAGAGTCTATACTCGTGTGAAAGTCTGGGTCAATGAGGTGCTTTTTGTCCGGATTAGAAATACCTGCACCTGGTGAGGGAATATCCAGGCACTCGATTTGTGGGAATATTGCTCGCACACTCCTGACAGCTCTGTCTCTCGTGCTTAGTGGTTTATCACCTCTATTGTTTGTCACTAAGATTTTTTGGAGGACATAGTCAGTAACTGACATTTCTTCACCATTGTCATGTTTACATTTAAGATCAGAATCTCTCATCAACCATAGAAAGTTTGGAAAGTGTTTCTTGAGATAGCTCTCATGCAAGTCATCGTGTTTGAGAGATTCGCTTATCAAAAATGATTGAGATATCTTCGCAAAGCAGCTgtaatggtataattatatacgtatataaatACTATAGTCTGTCTGTAAGTGTTATTGCATACCAGCAGATTTGCTATTATAACCAtgaaatatacacacacatgcaagccTGACGGCTGCCCCAATTAAGGGCAAGCTGCCCGTATATTACATACCACACGAGGATTGTCATACTCATGCACATGAATATTTATAATTTTGTGTTTTATTAGGCTAGCAAGGCTTAAAATTATAGCATGCGTGCATGGCATACTATAATTTTAAGCATTGCTATACCTGGCCAATTTTTCTAATGGAACGCTAGGTCTGAAACAATACTTTTGAAGCTATAGCGTTCCAGCCTGGGAGTGAGTGTTTTTATCACGACAACCAAATTAATATGCCTCGTggctgtatacatgcatggccaAGTAACAGAAGTGGAACTATACACACTTGTTACTTTGATAACGTCAGGGGCGTAACTAGCAATGAGGCAGAGGAGGCCCTTACCTCCTGTACTACAAGTTTCATGTGACTCACCTCACTAGCTTTTAATAGCTCTGGCTAGCTAACTTCTTAGCTAACTAggtaatactatacagaatgaGCAGAAATGAGCTCTATCACTGTCTTGTTGATGAAAAAAAGAGAAGGAGAACAGGTAAATAGCAGTTTTCTGCCATTTGCATGCTTTTCTACGCGATAATTAGTGGGTGTAGTTTCCGGGCAAACAATTTGCGGGGGAGGTTGTCTCCTTCCCGTAAATTTTCTAGTTACGCCCCTGAACGtgatattatagctataataattataggcaccaTGCATTGTTTCTTTGATATTATAGGCAACAGCTATACCACGTAGTTTAAAgtgcatccatgcatgtggTACTGAGGAATGTACAATTTATGCAGAGTAGAACCATGGTATATAAACTTTCATCAGGAAACACTTGtgccttaattaattaagtgcATAGTATAAACTACTATATATAAGTAAGCatgctatatacagtatattttTATCGTAGTATAACTATGCATTTTTACGAAAtctaatgtataattatgcatgtgtgtagggAGTTGCGTACACGCAAGGCATTGAGAAAAAAGGGTGGACAAATTTTTCGCGCTCAAAAGCATGAATTCAAAATACCGAATTTCGTCAGACGTCAATAATCGCCAGGTGATAATGCACGAACAAAACGAGAGTTGATTCTAACTAACTGCACTCACCAATAGGTGGCTATGGGACTACTAATCAGTGAACATTTGGATGGGCCAAGTCGAATCCAGTCGGAGCTGCATGTGATCACTAGAAAAAAACTGTCCAATAATTCGATTTTCGGCGAGTGTAATCATTTCCGTTTTTGCCAAAACTACACAGCTAACACATACTgagtacagtacatggtggAACAATTTCAGAGTCACACACTGGGCTCAATCTATAGATagagtacagtacatggtcagtggcgtagccaaGGGGTGGCAAAGAGGGCAAATGTCTTCCCTTTTTCTGGAGATCTCTACTACTCAGCTCAGGTTAGTGTAGctgattatcttgctgagcactccctttcttccgaatcttgctgcagttagctagctagtaagcAAGCAAGTAAAACGATTTAGTCTCTAAACGCTATTCTGGTCTAAATCTATCCCCTCAGGGACCAACTTGGCTGGACCACCCTCCACGAAAGGCATCAAAGGTTCATGCTCACCCAAGTGCACAAATGTCTGCTGAACCTTGCCCCTCCCTACCTGACAAACAGTTCAAGCTCAATTCATCACTGTACAGTGACAAATTAGGAAGACTGGATCAGGAAACATCCACCTAGGCCAGCCAAAATCCgaacattacagaaggagttTTGAATACTCAGGTGCTCTGCACTACAACCGTCTCCCGCTAACTTCATTATGCCCCACTACCAAGTCGTTTAAAACCTCCCTGAAAACTCTATAAACATCCTAGAAACatgtttttttatttttatgttTTTATAATTGTTATATAGGACCTGCATGAAAACCTACCGTTATGGTGGATGCAGCATTCCTATTCAAATGAaaatctatctatctatctatctatctatataGACAGTTCTTGTTCTAAACTACAtcctttactatctatgactacatgtagtgacctagcgttcaattggagacggattggcctggggtcgaggctatgactacatgtagcttcttCTAAAACATCAGGCCACACCCTAGTTGGGTGTGGCTCGACTGTctcctgacgggaggtcgggttgcaagcctatctgggatttattctagcgccactatagtggcgccctatcagattgcagcatttttcacgtgcttggttacacttccgtttgcatctagttgcgaagccgcatgcagtatactgtgGTTTATCCGTGTCATCATGTccgttaacacccacttgagaagAAGAATATTCATGGCAGTGTTACATAATGCTGCaaaacaaatcccagataggcttgcaacccgacctcccgtcagggagaCGGTCAGGCCATGCCCAACTAGCCACACCCAAATAATTGAGAAGTcaattatgatgtcataattaagaggcgtggcttctggtCGAAATTTTGGCCCTGCGCAGCTGATAAGTTTTGCCCCCTCTTCCGGAAATTCCTGGCTACGCTCCTGATGGTGGAACAATTGCAGAGTCAGTAAATCTTACAAAGCTGAGCTAGAGTAGTTCGCTAGGAGTGTGCTTGCCGAAAGTAAAATGCCGAGTCAgcaatgagccccacccacccgGTACCCCAGAAAGCTATGGTGggtgtagcctcgagaccaggccgattaaaatacggcctggtctctattgcatgggtgatagtgcacatgcgcgaactgagttacccagaatctgggtaactcgttatactttagtaaacctttgtaaaattatactgtaaactagtttgtttactagtttctttccgtattaattttaacaaatacttgtctcctgtgaagctgtggcttatgctctctattgcattgtcgagaagacttgctggctagctgtggccctctatggtgttgtcgagaaggcttgcatactagtctgaagccagaagaagctctcatttgtacagaaaccaagtgcaaaacatcacgaccatccaaccatcatagaggtagatgagagccttgTCTGGTTTCAAACTAGTGTGCAatccttctcgacaacaccatagagtgccacagctagctaagGCTATAAAGCTTCATACCGTATACGTATAGCGCGTAtattcgagggtataaatgttttgcggttttcgcggattgagcctatATACcgcaaaatttatacccacaaaaatttatgattagtaggcgtgttcagtgtTCAGTATAATTGATCACACCTATCGATATTAAGaggaaagaaaaaaggaatcaCAAGAGACAAGAACGCCGGTATAGCCCAGATTGTTTTGTACATATTGGTGGTATCCCCTGACCATGGCCTGCACAGCAAACGTTCCGCTAGAGGTGGAGGACATAGTGCCTCACCGAttctattattttatacaggctaacggtgtggaggtacagctgtatgttgatgtgcgcatgcgccagaaggctggaactcagaccacgaaaataaaatctgcgaaaatttataccctcgaaatatacctgctatacggtatacatagTAGATGAAAGCACAAAGCACAAACAATTAAACAGTAAACCTGTATACGAGTAAAACAAGTAGTAAAAATAATGATTGTAACATtgttgtacaatgtacaattacatagtagatagtacgtgggcgtgtatggaccacgcctatgattaattacacatgcaatagataccaggccgtatttttatcggcctggattcgaggctatggTGGGTGGGGTTCATTGCTGACTCGGTCAGCACTTTACTACTGATGAAATGGACTGCATAATTATCTCACACCGCAATAAAATAGATGTCATACCTCATTTGCTGGATATCTGATTCTTTAAATGCTCCGCCCTTGGTATTGTATATCAAACAAGAGCTCAGTAGGGTGACAAGAATGAGGATACTCATCACTTCCTCTCTGGAGGAGCTCTCACTT contains these protein-coding regions:
- the LOC135339637 gene encoding titin-like, translated to MASNTECTIEMDKLNQGAQTDSDEKSDRTHQEADNKTPELTQKDYPKQRKLAEEKLDPSIPLVTHSQHSKSIIVNQEAMRLLRTIIKPVAVLGICGPYRTGKSYFLSQVLGGDDFTVSHSRDPCTRGIWMSTNVLEFDDHVLILLDTEGTDAAQESESSSREEVMSILILVTLLSSCLIYNTKGGAFKESDIQQMSCFAKISQSFLISESLKHDDLHESYLKKHFPNFLWLMRDSDLKCKHDNGEEMSVTDYVLQKILVTNNRGDKPLSTRDRAVRSVRAIFPQIECLDIPSPGAGISNPDKKHLIDPDFHTSIDSAKKHVVSNTPVKLGFNASTVMNGPMLAALLDEYVEALNKPGTVPNLEVSYQKVVEITLTETTIDLAEKYHKQMSEFLDLMLPLEEGDIEALKHTHSVLLEKSLKDTLKMPSDPTATVNNTDTLFEVHERVYTNILSEFTIELHRLIPEAADTDEILQKDEQTRKRRLLKKFEKLIIKIDQSNVLGGYISHVTQLNTEKSEDSCKNVFEKIYKHQIQTGAPEREVLKEKYYGQAVGPAKNKVFDDMISQIPGPPQNVTMKLETQILSWEKPLVNADAVNYYYVEWYREGKDFTKREVKTAHTITQFKLKKLKPKTNYIIKVKGFNDHKNRYGEYSTVFKCLTKAGKPEKPKMVKVSPQTEETVKLTITMLSEAEQNGSPVTDIIISRRSDKDPNWESETLTVADPFQREFQIQDVHIHCKNNEDTWWFRVQFKNEAGKSELSDSAQLEIADMIPGKPENIKTIAKARQIQVDWDPPLSNPGAVNSYQIQYWEKGDDQEPIPIKSVRKKVSHTDRSLQLTSLSPYTEYTIRVYARNDKNRAVSEYCTKDVQTLADIPDKPHPPTVRVTLASKAQITFDRQKPNEENGKPVNKIAIERQIKRNEQTGEWTVVENHSLENSTESDITLPVELINLTEPLISCYRIVTINSIGRSEPSQAVEVYPENVIPGSPEELSSTPTNNSITISWKKPEINPLAAKQYQIQYKEEVKETWTSEKANTDTFSCSVSELRPNTKYNFIVQALNGTLMSEEATLNVCTPPSVPPRPAPPILIPRGREFILKAYLPLLKESGRETTELHVNYYNYDRDSKVSMDYKIEHITSVEDNTHEQQIQVNIDETCWISICLSNEVGKSQESDLAGIAHGGVTPGEPDKLECTPEAQNVKLSWNVPKLNGNAAKYYDILTKDKEDQEWTILEKVSVHQKRFNKTLSFEAKINGLNPFTTYHFGVQGVNNTTINICEGDIAELETKTKKAPPDKPLQPNVKPIMGEPLLAELELKMLTNKQMNGSPVHSVIIECEYNKETKCSEVLLIAEQQVENTNSKVTIDLPNLRDTNIQTYLFRITLKNGEGNSPPSDAFLMSVSELQPGPPKNINIPEITAHTLQVKWEEPAIHPALVTHYDIEIRHSERISISVKSNVKEYTFTNLRSNQQYCIKVIAVAKKNSEPIQMSPSTSKIFPGAPLSLFIDKISSNSVKVRWRKPNRKPEEVHFYTVRLREGNYNTALKNIAETRIPKVIQVRRTKGNSTVFENLYPFTTYTVSVGSYNDNKKRQEDATEYTVFKTKMSAGAKFAAELFTAPTIFGPGAIAYAQRTDENIYQSDDEFKADPGLYPSVPEELKWELNGFNKIKVDWELPTQNSEEVHHFKVQVSEEGNEEMLHDIESYGTSETFKLADTTKTYEVRVTSFNFYGEKQPVGTATNTLVIRADHLHTQALQEEISSL